The following proteins are co-located in the Rippkaea orientalis PCC 8801 genome:
- a CDS encoding tetratricopeptide repeat protein: MQQWTRNVFSQSNPETVAAIAGVIQNLCIDIQQFPLGSRANNLEIAITGYQTLLEVRTREAFPEQWATTQNNLGTAYRSRIRGESAENLEEAISCYQNALQIRTINSFPLDWAQTQYNLGNSLRERFQLLKKVEDIEQAIAAYQQAKDIFEKTTDQNLIFDSYYQLGQTFFEGGYYTEAIKHLESCHQTYLKQRDILHLAPILFELARLHHRTGRLEQGRLYFKDCLRLFRRLGDHENAASVTVALSNLEIQTGKIEQASENLKQAQIYYQNHPDRQRLDEVNHLLNLLQSA; the protein is encoded by the coding sequence TTGCAACAATGGACAAGAAATGTCTTTTCTCAAAGCAACCCAGAAACAGTGGCAGCTATTGCGGGGGTAATACAAAATTTATGTATTGATATTCAACAGTTTCCCTTGGGAAGTCGGGCAAATAATTTAGAAATCGCTATTACAGGCTATCAGACTCTCTTAGAAGTAAGAACCCGTGAAGCGTTTCCTGAACAATGGGCAACCACACAAAATAATCTGGGGACTGCTTATAGATCTCGCATCCGAGGGGAAAGCGCAGAAAATCTAGAAGAGGCTATTTCTTGTTATCAAAATGCTCTACAAATTAGGACAATTAACAGTTTTCCCCTGGACTGGGCGCAAACGCAATATAATTTAGGGAATAGTCTCAGAGAACGGTTTCAACTGCTTAAGAAAGTCGAAGATATTGAACAGGCGATCGCCGCTTATCAACAGGCAAAAGACATCTTTGAAAAAACAACCGATCAAAACTTAATCTTTGATAGTTACTATCAACTAGGGCAAACTTTCTTTGAAGGAGGATATTACACAGAAGCCATTAAACACTTAGAAAGCTGTCATCAAACCTATCTAAAACAAAGAGACATTCTGCATTTAGCCCCCATTTTGTTTGAACTTGCCCGTCTCCATCATCGAACAGGTAGACTAGAACAAGGAAGACTTTATTTTAAAGATTGCTTGCGTTTGTTTCGTCGTTTGGGAGATCACGAAAATGCTGCCTCTGTTACTGTTGCCCTCAGCAATTTAGAGATACAAACGGGTAAAATTGAGCAAGCGTCTGAGAATTTAAAACAAGCGCAAATCTATTATCAAAACCACCCCGATCGTCAACGACTCGATGAAGTTAATCACCTATTAAACCTACTACAATCAGCCTAA